The Bacillus sp. Y1 genome has a window encoding:
- a CDS encoding YhcN/YlaJ family sporulation lipoprotein: protein MNRYMLFLVVTVLSFFLSGCGFNNHANETEDQQAQISQAKARILNDETEKVDHTIRVSQLAEQYVQKLEEVERANVIYSNNNAYVAIKPNQYNSLSEVLNQKIADQVRKADNKIHKVYVSVNPDFYTTMTSYAHDIRSGRDKVSLYRDFSNTVMNFFGIESE from the coding sequence TTGAACAGATATATGTTGTTTTTAGTAGTAACGGTATTGTCATTTTTTCTATCTGGCTGTGGATTTAATAATCATGCGAATGAAACTGAGGATCAGCAAGCGCAAATAAGCCAAGCTAAGGCTAGAATCTTAAACGATGAAACAGAAAAGGTAGATCATACGATAAGGGTGTCACAACTAGCAGAACAATATGTCCAGAAATTAGAAGAAGTAGAACGGGCTAATGTTATTTACTCCAACAACAATGCCTATGTTGCGATTAAACCAAACCAATATAATAGTCTGTCAGAAGTTTTAAATCAAAAAATAGCTGATCAGGTACGAAAAGCAGATAATAAAATACATAAAGTGTATGTATCTGTAAATCCAGACTTTTATACAACGATGACCTCCTATGCACATGATATAAGGTCCGGCAGGGACAAAGTTAGTTTATATCGAGATTTTTCTAATACCGTTATGAACTTTTTTGGGATCGAAAGTGAATAA
- a CDS encoding organic hydroperoxide resistance protein translates to MSNVLFTSSVTAVGGREGKVQSPEGAINLDIAMPGTPRAKSLPSATNPEQLFAAGYAACFDGALQFMARSERVKFESQVTANVSLIKDETDQGFKLGVTLQVKGTGIERAVLEDLVQKAHHFCPYSKATRGNIEVTLEIVE, encoded by the coding sequence ATGTCAAACGTATTATTCACATCTAGTGTAACTGCAGTTGGAGGTAGAGAAGGGAAAGTTCAATCTCCTGAAGGTGCCATTAATCTTGATATCGCAATGCCAGGCACACCAAGAGCGAAATCATTACCAAGTGCTACAAATCCTGAACAATTATTTGCTGCAGGATACGCTGCCTGCTTTGACGGAGCTCTTCAATTTATGGCAAGATCAGAACGTGTTAAATTTGAATCACAAGTAACAGCAAACGTTAGCCTTATAAAGGATGAAACAGACCAAGGCTTTAAGCTTGGTGTAACACTACAAGTAAAAGGTACTGGAATTGAAAGAGCTGTTTTAGAAGACTTAGTTCAAAAAGCTCATCATTTTTGCCCGTATTCAAAAGCAACAAGAGGAAATATCGAAGTGACTTTAGAGATTGTTGAATAA
- a CDS encoding sensor histidine kinase: protein MKGIVPLIFVVLLQIFLTFMSIGSLYIMKETTFILGVPVSMFIVILLNIGSLFIIGKIYQSETKQKVQFTETTHEKEFHSLVASVRSDRHDLNNHLTVISGLLKIGNHTETENYVKELIGDIQVNNQVLKINNPILASVLFTKMEKFKRDHIAFSLNISSEEIMKMISSTDFIRLMSNLLDNGYDATMELPEEQRKISVEIQELHRTFFIEVKNSSTLKKFDEAFFQIEQSTKPREQSRSRGFGLSIIKEIAQKYNGDVQVKIDKDLVCFKIIFPKKVV from the coding sequence ATGAAAGGGATTGTTCCATTAATTTTTGTTGTACTGCTTCAAATATTTTTAACCTTTATGTCTATTGGTTCCTTATATATTATGAAGGAAACCACGTTTATCCTAGGTGTTCCAGTTAGCATGTTCATCGTCATTTTATTAAATATTGGTTCTCTTTTTATAATAGGTAAAATCTATCAAAGCGAAACCAAACAGAAAGTTCAATTCACTGAAACTACTCATGAAAAGGAGTTTCATTCGTTAGTTGCCTCAGTACGGTCAGATCGTCACGACCTGAATAATCATTTAACCGTTATTTCTGGTTTGTTAAAAATCGGAAATCACACCGAAACTGAAAACTATGTGAAAGAATTAATTGGTGATATTCAAGTAAACAATCAAGTATTAAAAATCAATAATCCAATTCTCGCCTCTGTTCTTTTTACAAAAATGGAAAAATTTAAAAGAGATCATATTGCGTTTTCACTAAACATTTCAAGCGAGGAGATTATGAAAATGATTTCCTCAACGGACTTTATTCGCTTAATGAGTAACTTGTTAGATAATGGCTATGACGCCACGATGGAATTACCTGAGGAACAACGTAAAATCTCTGTCGAAATACAAGAACTACACCGGACGTTTTTCATAGAAGTAAAAAACTCGAGTACACTAAAGAAATTTGACGAGGCGTTCTTTCAGATTGAGCAATCGACCAAACCGAGAGAACAAAGTAGAAGTAGAGGGTTTGGGCTTTCGATTATTAAAGAAATTGCACAAAAATACAACGGTGACGTACAAGTAAAAATTGATAAAGATCTTGTGTGCTTTAAAATCATTTTCCCCAAAAAAGTGGTTTAA
- a CDS encoding sugar ABC transporter ATP-binding protein: MSEYILEMKQISKNFSGVKALSDVNFKVEKGEIHCLIGENGAGKSTLMKVLSGVYPYGSYEGDILYEGNVQQFNKISDSVKTGIVIIYQELALFPDLTVYENIFAGNEVKNGGIVDWNKTIAEAKKMLNKVKLDVNPDTLIKDLGVGKRQLVEIAKALSKDVKLLILDEPTAALNEDDSENLLELLRELKNQGITCIMISHKLKEVISIADKATVLRDGQTICTLDAAKGEINESTIIKNMVGRAIEDIYPKREKQAFGGKILELYNWSAYDPQLGRKVVKNVNLHVKKGEIVGIAGLMGSGRTELALSIFGNAKSYKVEGDLVIAGISKILKHPSDAIKTGIAYVTEDRKGDGLFLIQDIKNNISAANLKGISSNGMINDNEEIKIADHYKKSLTIKASSLEQLVGNLSGGNQQKVSLGKWLFVGPKLLILDEPTRGIDVGAKFEIYTVMNELIKQGMSIIMISSELGEVLGMSDRVYVMAQGEIKGELSIDEANQENIMQLATQ, translated from the coding sequence ATGAGTGAGTATATTTTGGAGATGAAACAAATCTCCAAGAATTTTTCAGGAGTAAAAGCACTAAGCGATGTGAATTTCAAAGTGGAAAAAGGTGAGATTCATTGTCTAATAGGTGAAAACGGTGCAGGAAAGTCAACACTTATGAAGGTGCTAAGCGGAGTGTATCCTTATGGATCCTACGAAGGAGATATTCTGTACGAAGGAAATGTACAACAGTTTAATAAGATTAGTGACAGCGTAAAAACAGGAATTGTTATTATTTATCAGGAGCTTGCTTTATTTCCTGACCTAACTGTATATGAAAATATTTTTGCTGGCAATGAAGTGAAAAACGGTGGCATTGTGGACTGGAATAAAACCATTGCTGAAGCGAAAAAAATGCTGAACAAGGTGAAGCTAGATGTCAATCCAGATACACTCATTAAAGATTTAGGGGTAGGGAAAAGGCAACTAGTTGAAATCGCAAAAGCTCTAAGCAAGGATGTTAAACTGCTTATTCTTGACGAACCGACCGCAGCACTGAATGAAGATGATAGTGAAAACCTGCTTGAGTTATTACGAGAACTTAAGAACCAAGGAATCACTTGTATTATGATTTCACACAAGCTAAAAGAAGTTATTTCCATCGCAGATAAAGCAACCGTTCTTCGTGACGGTCAAACCATTTGTACGTTGGATGCAGCAAAGGGTGAAATCAATGAGAGCACGATCATTAAGAACATGGTTGGTCGTGCGATAGAAGATATTTATCCAAAAAGAGAAAAGCAAGCATTCGGTGGGAAAATTCTTGAATTGTATAATTGGTCTGCCTATGATCCTCAATTAGGTAGAAAAGTAGTGAAAAATGTAAATCTACATGTGAAGAAAGGTGAAATAGTAGGGATTGCAGGACTTATGGGTTCTGGACGTACTGAACTTGCGCTGAGTATTTTTGGTAATGCAAAGTCCTATAAGGTAGAAGGAGATTTAGTCATAGCAGGAATCTCAAAAATACTCAAGCATCCAAGTGATGCGATAAAAACAGGAATTGCTTACGTTACCGAGGACAGAAAGGGCGATGGATTGTTTTTAATTCAAGACATTAAAAACAATATATCGGCCGCGAATCTAAAGGGAATTTCCTCAAATGGCATGATCAATGACAATGAGGAGATTAAGATTGCAGACCATTATAAAAAATCATTAACGATAAAAGCCTCTTCCCTAGAGCAATTAGTTGGTAACTTAAGTGGAGGGAACCAGCAAAAGGTGTCTTTAGGAAAATGGCTGTTTGTTGGACCCAAACTGTTAATTCTTGATGAGCCTACTCGTGGGATAGATGTGGGTGCAAAATTTGAAATATATACGGTTATGAACGAGTTAATTAAACAAGGCATGAGTATTATTATGATTTCATCAGAACTCGGTGAAGTATTAGGAATGAGCGATCGAGTGTACGTAATGGCTCAAGGTGAAATAAAAGGTGAGTTGTCAATAGATGAAGCAAACCAAGAAAATATTATGCAGCTTGCTACGCAATAG
- a CDS encoding bifunctional transcriptional activator/DNA repair enzyme AdaA, translated as MREINLSFEEMWEKIIACDHTYDGLFYTAVKTTKIYCRPSCRSRKPKKCNVEFYDDMKKVEQAGFRACKRCKPDAPLSPNDELITKVISFLVSHYKEPLLLDDVANHVGVSSFYINRLFKKETSETPRSYLEKIRVDKAAHLLKYTDRSNIEICYETGFQSSSNFYKVFRNVKACSPSEYRTACKEEQVR; from the coding sequence ATGCGAGAAATCAATCTTTCTTTTGAAGAGATGTGGGAGAAAATTATTGCATGTGATCATACTTACGATGGACTGTTTTATACAGCAGTAAAAACAACAAAAATCTACTGCAGACCCTCCTGTCGATCGAGAAAGCCCAAAAAATGCAATGTAGAATTTTACGATGACATGAAAAAAGTAGAACAGGCCGGCTTTCGTGCATGTAAAAGATGTAAGCCGGATGCACCTCTTTCTCCAAACGATGAACTAATAACAAAGGTAATCTCCTTCTTAGTTTCACATTATAAGGAACCATTACTACTTGATGATGTAGCTAATCACGTGGGAGTAAGTTCTTTCTATATTAATAGGTTATTCAAGAAGGAAACATCGGAAACTCCTAGGTCCTATCTGGAAAAAATACGAGTTGATAAAGCAGCACATCTTTTAAAATATACGGACCGATCAAATATAGAAATTTGTTATGAAACAGGATTCCAGAGCTCATCAAATTTTTACAAAGTATTTCGAAATGTGAAGGCTTGTTCCCCTAGTGAATATCGTACAGCATGTAAGGAGGAACAGGTTAGGTGA
- a CDS encoding sugar ABC transporter substrate-binding protein, with translation MRKFLRTISLMLAFMLVAGVLAACNSESSGGGSSSSKVSVGIVLPTKDEPRWVQDEQRFKDALSGSEYTTEILFSQGSSAKEKENVETLLNKGIEVLIISPQDGEAAAAAVEAAKKDGVTVIAYDRLITNTDAVDYYVTFDSLAVGAAQGQYLIDSAEGSNVPLYLYAGASSDNNAFLFFEGAWSVLQPKIADGTFTIANSSEAEKLKDKAELTRDEMSKILGQVTTNWDPNEAKNKAQTHLTAVGADLKGDVAILAPNDGTARSIADVFSSDGEVTSFVVTGQDAEKASIQYVIDGKQSMTVFKDVRTLVTDAMGMAVDILDGKTPETTGSYDNGEVEVKAKQTDVIVVDEENVKSELIDSGYYEASEFTGL, from the coding sequence ATGAGAAAGTTTTTGAGAACGATTTCTTTAATGCTAGCTTTTATGTTAGTGGCAGGTGTGCTAGCCGCGTGTAACAGTGAAAGTAGCGGTGGTGGAAGCAGCAGTAGCAAAGTAAGTGTAGGAATCGTATTACCAACTAAGGATGAACCAAGATGGGTTCAAGACGAACAAAGATTCAAAGATGCTCTATCAGGCTCAGAATATACTACAGAAATCTTATTTAGCCAAGGTTCATCTGCTAAGGAAAAAGAAAATGTAGAAACATTATTAAACAAAGGTATTGAAGTACTAATCATTAGCCCTCAAGACGGTGAGGCTGCAGCGGCTGCTGTTGAAGCTGCGAAGAAGGACGGAGTTACGGTTATTGCTTACGACCGTTTAATTACAAATACAGATGCAGTAGATTACTATGTAACATTTGATAGTCTCGCTGTAGGTGCGGCACAAGGTCAATACTTAATTGATTCTGCAGAAGGTTCAAATGTTCCATTGTATTTATATGCTGGTGCTTCTTCTGATAATAATGCTTTCTTGTTCTTTGAAGGAGCTTGGAGCGTTCTTCAACCGAAGATAGCTGATGGAACATTTACCATTGCAAACTCAAGTGAAGCTGAGAAATTAAAGGATAAAGCGGAATTAACTCGTGATGAAATGAGTAAAATTCTTGGCCAAGTAACAACAAACTGGGATCCAAATGAAGCGAAAAACAAAGCTCAAACACACTTAACAGCTGTTGGTGCAGATTTGAAGGGTGATGTAGCTATTCTTGCGCCGAACGATGGTACAGCTCGTTCTATTGCAGACGTATTCTCTTCTGACGGAGAAGTTACTAGCTTTGTAGTAACTGGACAAGACGCTGAAAAAGCATCTATTCAATATGTAATCGATGGCAAACAATCAATGACTGTATTTAAGGATGTTCGTACCCTTGTTACGGATGCAATGGGAATGGCAGTTGATATCCTTGATGGAAAGACACCTGAAACGACAGGTAGCTACGATAATGGAGAAGTAGAAGTAAAAGCGAAACAAACAGATGTTATCGTTGTTGATGAGGAAAACGTGAAGAGTGAATTAATTGACTCAGGTTACTACGAAGCCAGCGAATTTACTGGACTTTAA
- a CDS encoding DNA-3-methyladenine glycosylase family protein — translation MKWINYESHLEILPPQVFSFAECLVFLGRSQEEVLHRLNDGYLYKLLLIEDEMILVKISEAEGIIKVEFPLGASNTSKRIQVVTHIEEWFDLHSDLEEFYQMANEDQLLKRMVEKYYGLRMIGIPDLFEALTWAIMGQQINLSFAYLLKKRLVESYGKSLTFEGNTYWIYPTYEVIANVKVEDLRNLQFTTRKAEYIIGIAKMMVSGEMTKERLKKQEYHELHTQLMKIRGVGAWTADYVMMKCFHQYSSFPIADVGLHNALKLQLGLENKPTIHDIRAIATNWEGWQSYATFYLWRSLYD, via the coding sequence GTGAAGTGGATCAATTACGAGTCACATCTTGAAATATTACCACCACAAGTATTTAGTTTTGCAGAGTGCCTGGTGTTTTTAGGACGATCTCAAGAAGAGGTTCTTCATCGACTTAATGATGGTTATTTATATAAATTGTTGCTCATTGAGGATGAAATGATTTTAGTTAAGATTTCTGAAGCTGAAGGCATTATAAAAGTTGAATTTCCGTTAGGTGCATCAAATACTAGCAAACGAATACAGGTAGTCACTCACATTGAGGAGTGGTTTGATCTCCATTCAGATTTAGAAGAATTTTATCAAATGGCAAATGAGGACCAACTTTTAAAGAGAATGGTAGAGAAATATTATGGGTTGCGAATGATAGGGATTCCTGACTTATTCGAGGCCCTTACTTGGGCAATTATGGGCCAACAAATCAATTTATCGTTCGCCTACTTACTTAAAAAACGTTTGGTTGAGAGTTACGGAAAGAGTCTAACTTTTGAAGGAAATACGTATTGGATATATCCTACATATGAGGTAATCGCAAATGTAAAGGTAGAGGATTTAAGAAATCTTCAATTTACGACTAGGAAAGCGGAATATATCATAGGAATTGCAAAGATGATGGTAAGCGGTGAAATGACAAAAGAAAGATTGAAAAAACAGGAGTATCATGAACTTCACACCCAGTTAATGAAGATCCGGGGAGTAGGAGCATGGACTGCGGATTATGTGATGATGAAATGCTTTCACCAATACTCTTCGTTTCCGATTGCAGACGTAGGACTTCATAATGCATTAAAGCTCCAATTAGGACTAGAGAATAAACCAACGATACATGATATTAGAGCAATCGCGACAAATTGGGAAGGTTGGCAATCGTATGCGACTTTCTATTTATGGAGGTCTCTTTATGATTAA
- a CDS encoding flavodoxin: MKIGVIYASMSGNTEAIADLIVEQLKKHNHDVDLKDMLSLPASDFLLYDLIFIGMYTWGDGDYPDECLDIIAEVEQLDLYEKPFALFGSGDTSYPEFCGALDKLKELIENQNGVCLGEPLRIEFNPSKADEEEINQFVMQALSVFEKSS, translated from the coding sequence ATGAAAATTGGTGTTATATATGCAAGTATGTCAGGAAATACAGAAGCGATCGCAGATTTAATAGTTGAACAACTAAAAAAGCATAACCATGATGTAGATCTGAAGGATATGCTTAGCCTACCTGCTAGCGATTTCTTACTTTACGACCTAATTTTTATAGGAATGTATACTTGGGGAGATGGAGATTATCCGGATGAATGTCTAGATATTATTGCAGAAGTGGAACAGTTAGACTTATACGAGAAGCCATTTGCCCTATTTGGATCAGGAGACACTTCATATCCTGAATTCTGTGGTGCATTAGATAAGCTTAAGGAATTAATTGAGAATCAGAATGGTGTATGCTTAGGAGAACCGTTAAGAATAGAATTTAATCCAAGCAAAGCAGATGAAGAAGAGATCAATCAGTTTGTCATGCAAGCATTATCTGTTTTTGAAAAGAGTAGTTAA
- a CDS encoding methylated-DNA--[protein]-cysteine S-methyltransferase: MINRYIIDYLSPIGVVEIIGSMNEIYSIMFVDREEIQNTIQEETPKVLKECLNQIDEYFKGKRQVFTFPYKLEGTNFQQTVWKALVHIPFGETGTYKELAIRIDNEKAIRAVGHANGRNKLSIVIPCHRIIGSSGKLTGYAGGLWRKEWLLQHERRSNSIDNT, translated from the coding sequence ATGATTAATAGATATATAATCGATTATCTGTCACCAATAGGAGTAGTAGAAATTATCGGATCAATGAATGAGATTTATTCCATCATGTTCGTAGACCGGGAAGAGATTCAAAATACGATTCAAGAGGAAACACCGAAAGTATTGAAAGAATGTTTGAATCAAATCGATGAATATTTTAAGGGAAAACGTCAAGTATTCACTTTTCCTTATAAATTAGAGGGAACAAATTTTCAGCAAACAGTGTGGAAGGCATTAGTCCATATCCCGTTTGGTGAAACAGGAACTTATAAGGAGCTAGCTATTAGGATTGACAATGAAAAAGCAATTAGAGCAGTTGGTCATGCAAATGGTAGAAACAAGCTAAGTATTGTCATCCCATGCCATAGAATCATTGGGTCTAGTGGGAAGCTTACAGGTTATGCGGGTGGATTGTGGCGGAAGGAATGGTTGCTTCAGCATGAACGTAGGAGTAACAGTATAGACAATACTTGA
- a CDS encoding aldo/keto reductase, with the protein MRTVRLGNSTLEVPVVAVGCMRISALEKSEVERFIKTALEEGANFFDHADIYGGGACEEIFADAINMNDDIREKMIIQSKCGIRKGMFDFSKEYILESVDGILKRLKTDYLDTLLLHRPDTLVEPEEVAEAFDILETSGKVRHFGVSNQNPMQIQLLKKYVKQPIVANQLQFSITNATMISSGINVNMENESAINRDGSVLDFCRLNDITIQPWSPFQYGFFEGTFLGNEKFPELNQQINQLAEKYNVSNTTIAIAWILRHPAKMQPVVGTTNLDRLKDCIQASEVHLTREEWYSIYRAAGNILP; encoded by the coding sequence TTGAGAACGGTTAGACTAGGAAACAGCACATTAGAGGTACCAGTTGTTGCAGTTGGCTGTATGAGAATAAGCGCACTTGAAAAATCCGAGGTTGAGCGCTTTATAAAAACAGCATTAGAAGAAGGAGCTAACTTCTTTGATCATGCGGATATATATGGTGGTGGTGCTTGTGAAGAAATATTTGCAGATGCTATCAACATGAATGATGATATTCGTGAAAAAATGATCATTCAATCCAAATGTGGCATAAGAAAAGGGATGTTTGATTTCTCTAAAGAATACATATTAGAGTCAGTGGACGGCATTTTAAAACGCCTGAAAACCGATTATCTGGATACACTTCTTCTACACCGTCCGGATACCTTGGTGGAGCCTGAAGAAGTAGCCGAAGCCTTTGATATCCTTGAAACATCAGGCAAGGTCCGTCATTTCGGTGTGTCTAACCAAAATCCGATGCAAATTCAACTTCTGAAAAAATACGTAAAGCAACCTATTGTAGCTAACCAACTACAATTTAGTATCACAAACGCCACGATGATTTCTAGTGGAATTAACGTGAATATGGAAAATGAGTCAGCCATCAACCGTGATGGCAGCGTTCTTGATTTCTGTCGACTAAATGATATTACAATTCAACCTTGGTCTCCCTTCCAATACGGTTTCTTTGAAGGAACCTTCTTAGGAAATGAAAAATTCCCTGAGTTGAATCAACAAATTAATCAACTTGCTGAAAAATATAATGTAAGCAATACAACGATTGCGATTGCATGGATATTACGTCATCCTGCAAAGATGCAACCTGTTGTTGGTACAACGAATCTAGATAGATTAAAGGATTGCATCCAAGCTAGCGAAGTCCACCTTACTCGTGAAGAATGGTATAGCATTTATCGTGCGGCAGGAAATATCCTTCCATAA
- a CDS encoding S8 family peptidase, with protein MFGYSMVQMVRSHADKLERPLREQILNMYKPFKWTPCFLHNMFEGMLKRSKKYSVIIEFQEGCYDTGCKEVDGIMNRHMRNKIKSHFPRVSCCSADITPSGLEEMLTSCNHIKRVYLNSEVKAFLNVAVSSAKASNIVRNGTILTGNGVKIAIIDTGIYPHPDLSGRITDFVDFINNRTEAYDDNGHGTHCAGDAASASVNYAGPAPRANLVGVKVLDKMGSGSLETVMQGVDWCIQYNENNPNNKIDIISMSLGSTAQNYRTEDDDPMVKIVEEAWAAGIVVCVAAGNEGPEKSTIASPGLSDKVITVGALDDRNTVERSDDDVASFSSRGPTIYGGVKPDILAPGVNIVSLRSPNSYLDKLQKSSRVENDYFTLSGTSMATPICAGVVALMKEANPRLTPDEVKKLLMTNTDVWRDREKNIYGSGYINAEESIPQ; from the coding sequence TTGTTCGGGTATTCAATGGTTCAAATGGTAAGATCTCATGCGGATAAGCTGGAGCGACCGTTAAGGGAACAAATATTGAACATGTATAAACCCTTTAAATGGACGCCTTGCTTTTTGCATAATATGTTCGAAGGGATGTTAAAACGAAGTAAAAAGTACTCGGTTATTATTGAATTTCAAGAGGGATGTTACGACACTGGTTGTAAAGAAGTAGATGGAATAATGAATCGTCATATGAGAAATAAAATTAAGAGTCATTTTCCTAGAGTGTCCTGCTGTAGTGCTGACATAACTCCCAGTGGGTTAGAAGAAATGCTGACTAGTTGTAATCATATTAAAAGAGTGTACCTCAATAGTGAGGTAAAGGCTTTTCTTAATGTAGCAGTATCCTCTGCAAAAGCTTCTAATATTGTAAGAAACGGGACAATATTAACAGGTAACGGTGTGAAAATCGCCATCATAGATACAGGAATATATCCGCATCCAGATCTTTCAGGGAGAATTACAGATTTTGTTGATTTTATCAATAATCGAACAGAAGCTTATGACGATAATGGTCATGGTACGCACTGTGCAGGAGATGCTGCTTCTGCTTCTGTAAATTATGCGGGGCCTGCTCCAAGGGCAAATTTGGTAGGAGTAAAGGTACTTGATAAAATGGGGTCAGGTTCACTTGAAACAGTGATGCAAGGTGTGGACTGGTGTATTCAGTATAATGAAAATAACCCAAATAATAAAATCGACATTATTAGTATGTCGTTAGGAAGTACCGCGCAAAACTACCGAACTGAAGATGACGATCCAATGGTTAAAATAGTAGAGGAAGCGTGGGCAGCTGGAATTGTTGTTTGTGTAGCTGCAGGGAATGAGGGACCCGAAAAAAGTACGATCGCTAGTCCTGGATTAAGTGATAAAGTAATAACGGTAGGAGCGCTTGATGATCGAAATACGGTAGAGAGAAGTGACGATGATGTGGCAAGCTTCTCTAGTCGGGGACCAACCATTTATGGTGGAGTAAAACCAGATATATTAGCACCTGGAGTAAATATTGTTTCATTAAGATCGCCGAATTCCTATTTAGATAAATTGCAAAAGAGCAGTCGAGTAGAGAATGATTATTTTACTTTATCGGGAACCTCGATGGCCACTCCAATTTGTGCCGGGGTTGTTGCATTAATGAAAGAAGCCAATCCTAGACTAACCCCTGATGAAGTCAAAAAATTATTAATGACTAACACAGATGTTTGGCGAGATCGAGAAAAGAATATTTATGGTTCAGGTTATATAAACGCTGAAGAATCCATTCCTCAGTAA
- a CDS encoding MarR family winged helix-turn-helix transcriptional regulator, which yields MKYDDELVKLEDHLCFSLYACSRAIFRLYRPFLDELNLTYPQYLVLIVLWERKQSTVKELGELLGLDSGTLTPMLKRMEAAGLVVRKRSAEDERVVMITITEEGNLLKEKAVCIPRSLLESTGMTEEEVITINNVIKKLLQKVNTASMK from the coding sequence ATGAAATATGACGATGAGCTTGTAAAACTAGAAGACCATTTATGTTTCTCTTTATATGCTTGTTCAAGAGCGATTTTTCGTTTATATCGTCCATTTTTGGACGAACTAAATTTAACCTATCCACAGTATCTGGTATTGATCGTGTTATGGGAAAGGAAGCAAAGTACAGTGAAAGAATTAGGAGAACTTCTTGGACTTGATTCTGGAACCTTAACTCCTATGCTAAAAAGAATGGAAGCAGCGGGTCTCGTCGTACGCAAAAGATCGGCGGAAGATGAGAGGGTTGTGATGATTACAATTACTGAGGAAGGAAATCTTCTTAAAGAGAAGGCTGTTTGTATCCCACGGTCACTTTTAGAATCAACAGGAATGACAGAGGAAGAAGTTATTACAATTAATAATGTGATAAAAAAACTACTTCAAAAGGTGAATACAGCTAGTATGAAATGA
- a CDS encoding flavodoxin, producing MKIFIGYVSMSGNTEDMANILKETLLECGCEVDLRDLETVDAYSLKDYDCIFFGAYTWGDGDLPYEVEEFFDDLKKLNLNGVKAACFGSGDTLYPKFCMAVDIMATTLHEQGCDVFEGKLKVEHSPEADAEVDECRQFAKSVYQWVNKGEKLTYV from the coding sequence GTGAAAATATTTATTGGCTATGTAAGTATGTCCGGTAATACGGAGGATATGGCGAATATTTTGAAAGAAACTCTTCTTGAATGTGGATGTGAGGTAGATCTACGTGATTTAGAAACAGTAGATGCATATTCTTTAAAAGACTACGATTGTATCTTCTTTGGTGCATACACCTGGGGAGATGGGGATCTGCCATATGAGGTCGAAGAGTTTTTTGATGATCTCAAAAAACTAAATTTAAATGGAGTAAAGGCTGCTTGCTTTGGTTCAGGTGATACCCTCTATCCTAAGTTTTGTATGGCAGTGGATATCATGGCAACGACACTGCATGAACAGGGCTGTGATGTATTTGAGGGGAAATTAAAGGTAGAGCATAGTCCTGAAGCAGATGCGGAAGTAGACGAATGCAGACAGTTTGCGAAGTCAGTATATCAATGGGTCAATAAGGGGGAGAAGCTTACATATGTTTGA